One Plasmodium malariae genome assembly, contig: PmUG01_00_34, whole genome shotgun sequence DNA segment encodes these proteins:
- the PmUG01_00059700 gene encoding fam-l protein, translating into MKKSIMILSFIKIVVLIFLTWIPHLSNHVITFNKYLGKKYTLAIKLDDRIYRLLAKYKKDKDSKVAMLRDDISNNGMDKKKDIYNTEKECTEKKKELYRGSLNNYDKHKQDMNNKYPKFVTKKYSHLEKKIFKELDFVDFLKRNKNISDKTYKTIMRKKFSLRLGSPLLLFLLLSTLLIVDISLCYPSGGKGFCELLNLDTILSSWKTILKNHFSWLLIGAKATTNAVLGNLFNIVLYVIPFLILGVTLISYVFYYHKKAKKYEKIKFSKK; encoded by the exons atgaaaaaaagcattatgattttatcatttattaaaattgttgtACTTATCTTCTTAACGTGGATACCGCATCTAAGTAATCATGTG aTTACGTTTAACAAATACCTAGGCAAAAAGTACACGCTTGCTATAAAATTAGACGACAGAATATATCGAttactagcaaaatataaaaaggataagGATTCAAAAGTTGCAATGTTAAGAGAtgatatatcaaataatggaatggacaaaaaaaaggatatatataatactgaAAAGGAGTGcacagaaaaaaagaaagaattatatagaggttcattaaataattatgataaacACAAACAAGATATGAACAATAAATATCCTAAATTTGtgacaaaaaaatacagtcatcttgaaaaaaaaatattcaaagagcTGGATTTTGtagattttcttaaaagGAACAAGAATATTAGTGATAAGACTTACAAAACAATAATGCGTAAAAAATTCTCATTACGATTAGGATCacctttattattgtttttgttGTTATCAACTCTACTCATAGTAGATATATCTCTGTGTTATCCATCTGGAGGAAAGGGATTTTGCGAGCTATTAAATTTAGACACGATTTTAAGTTCCTGGAAAACTATTTTGAAGAATCATTTTAGTTGGTTATTGATTGGTGCAAAAGCAACAACTAATGCTGTATTaggaaatttatttaatattgtattatatgtcattccttttttaatattaggtGTTACACTTATATCGTACGttttttattaccataaaaaagctaaaaaatatgaaaaaattaagttcagtaaaaagtga